From the genome of Streptomyces sp. NBC_01317, one region includes:
- a CDS encoding PPA1309 family protein produces MSNVSSGTPMAASPLTRAVLEIDEYAAGLGWDQPARLFALVDTARLRTDEPELAAQLGLDDGDATAPLTPIEQDEIPAGTPLDEFLATIAWPGAVAGCAMTVERLMLPPSAEASVPDGLDEAGLADWVAAHPDRQEVRMTVAVLRDGARDSALRLREKDSPTEVLTGSGLVPGLAEALSATFEA; encoded by the coding sequence ATGTCCAACGTTTCCTCAGGTACCCCCATGGCCGCGAGCCCGCTGACCCGCGCGGTCCTCGAAATCGACGAGTACGCGGCGGGGCTCGGCTGGGACCAGCCGGCCCGGCTCTTCGCCCTGGTCGACACCGCCCGGCTGCGCACCGACGAGCCCGAGCTCGCGGCCCAGCTGGGCCTCGACGACGGCGACGCGACCGCGCCCCTCACCCCTATCGAGCAGGACGAGATCCCGGCCGGCACCCCGCTGGACGAGTTCCTCGCCACGATCGCGTGGCCCGGGGCGGTGGCGGGCTGCGCGATGACCGTCGAGCGGCTGATGCTGCCGCCGTCCGCGGAGGCGTCCGTCCCGGACGGCCTCGACGAGGCCGGCCTGGCCGACTGGGTCGCCGCCCACCCCGACCGTCAGGAGGTACGGATGACGGTGGCGGTGCTGCGCGACGGCGCGCGGGACTCGGCGCTGCGGCTGCGCGAGAAGGACTCGCCGACCGAGGTCCTCACCGGCTCCGGCCTGGTCCCGGGCCTGGCCGAGGCACTGTCCGCGACCTTCGAGGCGTAA
- a CDS encoding YlbL family protein has protein sequence MPRRTATMLASTLALIGLLCAGLLLPVPYAEMSPGPTVNTLGEARGEPVLQVSGHKTYPTSGHLNMTTVRVTGADYRMNVVEAVYGWLAHDNVVVPHDTLYPDGKTEEQSTQENAEEFSQSQESAKVAALEELNIPVTSRIIVASVVKDSPAEGTLHAGDVIKAVDGSPVKDPTDVAKLVTKHRPGQDVVFTVVPAKDAKAAEKAGKEPTGTEDVTITTKKSDDGDRAIVGIQAGTDHTFPFTVDIKLADVGGPSAGLMFALGIVDKLTPGSLTGGKFVAGTGTIDDQGKVGPIGGIEMKLVGARDAGARYFLTPAENCAAAASDIPDGLTLIKVNTIGDAKTSLDKVRSGDTAGLPSCSAS, from the coding sequence ATGCCACGGCGCACCGCGACCATGCTCGCTTCCACCCTCGCCCTCATCGGGTTGCTCTGCGCGGGCCTGCTGCTCCCCGTGCCGTACGCCGAGATGAGCCCCGGGCCGACGGTGAACACGCTCGGGGAAGCGCGTGGCGAGCCGGTGTTGCAGGTGTCGGGACACAAGACGTACCCGACATCGGGTCATCTGAACATGACGACGGTCCGGGTCACCGGAGCGGATTACCGGATGAACGTCGTCGAAGCGGTGTACGGCTGGCTGGCGCACGACAACGTCGTGGTGCCGCACGACACCCTCTACCCGGACGGCAAGACGGAAGAGCAGTCCACGCAGGAGAACGCGGAGGAGTTCAGCCAGTCCCAGGAGAGCGCCAAGGTCGCCGCCCTGGAGGAGCTGAACATCCCGGTCACCTCCCGGATCATCGTCGCGTCCGTCGTCAAGGACAGCCCCGCCGAGGGCACGCTGCACGCCGGGGACGTCATCAAGGCGGTGGACGGCTCCCCGGTGAAGGACCCGACGGACGTCGCCAAGCTCGTCACCAAGCACCGGCCGGGCCAGGACGTCGTGTTCACGGTCGTCCCCGCCAAGGACGCGAAGGCGGCGGAGAAGGCCGGCAAGGAGCCCACGGGCACCGAGGACGTCACGATCACGACCAAGAAGTCCGACGACGGGGACCGCGCCATCGTCGGCATCCAGGCCGGGACCGACCACACGTTCCCGTTCACGGTCGACATCAAGCTGGCCGACGTCGGCGGGCCGAGCGCCGGGCTGATGTTCGCCCTCGGCATCGTCGACAAGCTCACACCCGGCTCCCTCACGGGCGGCAAGTTCGTCGCCGGCACGGGCACGATCGACGACCAGGGGAAGGTCGGCCCGATCGGGGGCATCGAGATGAAGCTGGTCGGCGCGCGCGACGCGGGCGCCCGGTACTTCCTCACCCCGGCGGAGAACTGCGCCGCGGCGGCCTCGGACATCCCGGACGGGCTCACGCTGATCAAGGTGAACACCATCGGCGACGCCAAGACGTCCTTGGACAAGGTCCGCTCGGGGGACACGGCCGGCCTGCCGAGCTGTTCGGCAAGCTGA
- a CDS encoding molybdenum cofactor biosynthesis protein MoaE: protein MATTPTHPGEQTAQDPIRLLAIRDTPLSVDEVFHAVGDDAAGGTALFVGTVRNHDGGADVDALGYTGHPSAEEELRRVAEKVVADFPVRALAAVHRVGDLTVGDLAVVVAVSCPHRAEAFEACRRLIDDLKREVPIWKHQTYSDGTDDWVGARSD, encoded by the coding sequence ATGGCGACCACCCCCACCCACCCCGGCGAGCAGACGGCGCAGGACCCGATCCGTCTCCTGGCGATACGCGACACCCCTCTGAGCGTGGACGAGGTCTTCCACGCGGTCGGGGACGACGCCGCCGGCGGCACCGCCCTGTTCGTCGGTACGGTGCGCAACCACGACGGCGGCGCGGACGTGGACGCGCTCGGCTACACCGGCCACCCGTCGGCCGAGGAGGAGCTGCGCCGCGTCGCGGAGAAGGTCGTGGCCGACTTCCCGGTGCGCGCGCTGGCCGCCGTCCACCGGGTGGGCGATCTGACGGTCGGCGATCTCGCGGTGGTCGTGGCCGTCTCCTGCCCGCACCGGGCCGAGGCGTTCGAGGCCTGCCGCAGGCTGATCGACGACCTCAAGCGCGAGGTTCCCATCTGGAAGCACCAGACGTACTCCGACGGGACCGACGACTGGGTCGGGGCGCGGAGCGACTAG
- a CDS encoding SDR family oxidoreductase: protein MSSPDPQVRAARNRSTPTPSRGPVVAVTGAATGVGDLLTRRLAASEEIKQVVALDERRGDVPEAQWHILDIRDPAIAEKLREVDVVVHLALDLDLETDAAARTAYNVRGTQTVLTAAAAAGVHRVVLCTSAMVYGALPDNGIPLSEDAELRATAEATGVGDLLEIERLGRRAPRAHPGLHVTVVRPAVLVGGTDTALTRYFESPRLLVVAGSRPTWQFCHVEDLVSALEYAALEKVDGELAVGCDGWLEQEEVEELSGIRRMELPSAVALGAAARLHRIGLTPSPAGDLAYTMHPWVVSVSRLHDAGWRATWTNEEVLAALLAEVEGRHTVAGRRLGRKDATAAGAAGATVALLGTAALVRRARKARRRI, encoded by the coding sequence GTGAGTTCCCCAGATCCGCAGGTTCGCGCAGCGCGAAACCGATCGACTCCGACCCCGTCCCGAGGCCCGGTCGTCGCGGTCACGGGCGCCGCCACCGGCGTCGGTGACCTGCTCACCCGCCGTCTGGCGGCCTCGGAGGAGATCAAACAGGTCGTCGCCCTCGACGAGCGCCGCGGGGACGTGCCGGAGGCCCAGTGGCACATCCTCGACATCCGCGACCCGGCCATCGCCGAGAAACTGCGCGAGGTGGACGTCGTCGTGCACCTCGCGCTCGACCTGGACCTGGAGACCGACGCCGCCGCCCGTACGGCGTACAACGTGCGCGGCACCCAGACCGTACTGACAGCGGCGGCCGCCGCCGGCGTGCACCGGGTCGTGCTCTGCACCTCAGCCATGGTCTACGGGGCGCTGCCCGACAACGGCATCCCCCTGTCCGAGGACGCCGAGCTGCGCGCCACGGCCGAGGCCACCGGGGTGGGCGATCTCCTGGAGATCGAGCGGCTGGGTCGCCGGGCGCCCCGCGCGCACCCCGGGCTCCATGTCACGGTCGTCCGGCCCGCCGTCCTCGTCGGCGGTACGGACACGGCCCTCACCCGCTACTTCGAGTCGCCCCGGCTGCTCGTCGTCGCGGGCTCCCGCCCCACCTGGCAGTTCTGCCACGTCGAGGACCTGGTCAGCGCGCTGGAGTACGCCGCGCTCGAAAAGGTCGACGGCGAGCTGGCGGTCGGCTGCGACGGCTGGCTGGAGCAGGAGGAGGTCGAGGAGCTGAGCGGGATCCGCCGGATGGAGCTGCCGTCGGCGGTCGCCCTGGGCGCGGCGGCCCGGCTGCACCGCATCGGGCTCACCCCCTCGCCCGCCGGGGACCTCGCGTACACGATGCATCCCTGGGTGGTCAGCGTGAGCCGGCTGCACGACGCGGGCTGGCGGGCCACCTGGACGAACGAGGAGGTCCTGGCCGCCCTGCTGGCGGAGGTCGAGGGCCGCCACACGGTCGCGGGCCGCCGGCTCGGCCGCAAGGACGCCACCGCGGCGGGCGCCGCGGGGGCGACGGTGGCCCTGCTCGGTACGGCCGCGCTGGTACGCCGTGCCCGCAAGGCCCGCCGCCGCATCTAG
- a CDS encoding zinc-dependent metalloprotease yields MSDSPFGFGLPPEEPEDGDGKKKDPAGGGQGAGGPGNPFGNFGFGLPGGAGGGDNPFAAMFGSLNPNDLGAAFQQLGQMLSYEGGPVNWDMAKQIARQTVAQGTSDGTKDASVGPTDRSAVTEAVRLADLWLDGVTSLPSGAHTAVAWSRAEWVEATLPAWQQLVDPVAERVGAAMGDVLPEEMRDVAGPLIGMMRSMGGAMFGQQIGQAVGVLAGEVVGSTDIGLPLAPAGKAALLPLNIEAFTKDLGVPKDEVRLYLALREAAHQRLFTHVPWLRSHLFGAVEAYARGIKVDTSKLEDVVGQFDPANPEELQEALQSGMFQPEDTPEQKAALARLETALALVEGWVDAVVHEAAKDRLSASDALRETLRRRRASGGPAEQTFATLIGLQLRPRRLRDAARLWASLTDARGADGRDALWEHPDNLPTASDLDDPDGFVHHEQLDFSELDKMLGEAAGGKPDLKKHDADEPDDEDNTDK; encoded by the coding sequence GTGAGTGACTCTCCATTCGGATTCGGCCTTCCGCCGGAGGAGCCGGAGGACGGCGACGGCAAGAAGAAGGACCCCGCCGGAGGTGGTCAGGGTGCCGGTGGTCCCGGCAATCCCTTCGGGAATTTCGGGTTCGGCCTGCCGGGCGGCGCGGGCGGCGGAGACAATCCGTTCGCCGCGATGTTCGGTTCTCTGAACCCGAACGACCTGGGCGCGGCCTTCCAGCAGCTCGGCCAGATGCTCAGCTACGAGGGCGGTCCCGTGAACTGGGACATGGCCAAGCAGATCGCGCGCCAGACGGTCGCGCAGGGCACCTCCGACGGGACGAAGGACGCGAGCGTCGGCCCCACCGACCGCTCGGCGGTCACCGAGGCGGTGCGGCTGGCCGACCTGTGGCTCGACGGCGTGACGTCCCTGCCCTCCGGGGCCCACACGGCCGTGGCCTGGAGCCGCGCGGAGTGGGTCGAGGCGACGCTGCCCGCGTGGCAGCAGCTCGTGGACCCGGTCGCGGAGCGGGTGGGCGCCGCCATGGGCGATGTGCTGCCCGAGGAGATGCGTGACGTGGCGGGCCCGCTGATCGGCATGATGCGCTCCATGGGAGGCGCCATGTTCGGCCAGCAGATCGGGCAGGCCGTGGGCGTGCTCGCGGGCGAGGTCGTCGGCTCGACGGACATCGGGCTGCCGCTGGCCCCGGCGGGCAAGGCGGCGCTGCTGCCGCTGAACATCGAGGCGTTCACCAAGGACCTGGGCGTCCCCAAGGACGAGGTCCGGCTGTATCTGGCCCTGCGCGAGGCCGCTCACCAGCGGCTCTTCACCCATGTGCCGTGGCTGCGGTCGCATCTGTTCGGCGCGGTCGAGGCGTACGCACGCGGGATCAAGGTCGACACCAGCAAGCTGGAGGACGTGGTCGGCCAGTTCGACCCGGCCAATCCGGAGGAGCTCCAGGAGGCGCTCCAGTCCGGCATGTTCCAGCCGGAGGACACGCCCGAGCAGAAGGCGGCCCTGGCCCGTCTGGAGACGGCTCTGGCGCTGGTGGAGGGCTGGGTCGACGCGGTGGTGCACGAGGCCGCGAAGGACCGGCTCTCGGCGTCCGACGCGCTGCGCGAGACGCTGCGCAGGCGGCGTGCCTCGGGCGGTCCCGCCGAGCAGACCTTCGCCACACTCATCGGACTCCAGCTGCGCCCGCGCAGGCTGCGGGACGCCGCCCGGCTGTGGGCGTCGCTCACGGACGCGCGGGGGGCCGACGGCCGGGACGCGCTGTGGGAGCACCCGGACAACCTGCCGACGGCGTCGGACCTGGACGATCCCGACGGTTTTGTCCACCACGAGCAGCTGGACTTCTCGGAGCTGGACAAGATGCTCGGCGAGGCGGCGGGCGGCAAGCCGGATCTGAAGAAGCACGACGCGGACGAGCCTGACGACGAGGACAACACCGACAAGTGA
- a CDS encoding NUDIX hydrolase, with protein sequence MSLHDDAVLVLKKYDSQEGQDSHGGQQELRGLYLDHLAAHPDGMWKACEAGHVTASALVIDPERGKVLLTLHRKLNMWLQMGGHCEPVDHTLAGAALREATEESGIPDLTLLPGGPVQLDRHPIPAPCTWHLDVQYAALAPAGALERISDESLDLRWFGFEEAAKVADGSVLRLIERTRAALGARS encoded by the coding sequence GTGAGCCTGCACGACGACGCTGTTCTCGTACTGAAAAAATACGACTCCCAGGAGGGCCAGGACTCCCACGGCGGCCAGCAGGAGTTGCGGGGGCTCTACCTGGATCATCTGGCGGCTCATCCCGACGGGATGTGGAAGGCCTGCGAGGCCGGGCACGTGACGGCCAGCGCGCTGGTGATCGACCCGGAGCGGGGCAAGGTGCTGCTCACCCTGCACCGGAAGCTGAACATGTGGCTCCAGATGGGTGGCCACTGCGAGCCCGTGGATCACACGCTGGCGGGGGCGGCGCTCCGGGAGGCCACGGAGGAGTCCGGGATCCCGGATCTGACGCTGCTGCCCGGGGGACCCGTACAGCTGGACCGGCACCCGATTCCGGCGCCCTGCACCTGGCATCTCGACGTCCAGTACGCGGCGCTGGCGCCGGCCGGGGCGCTGGAGCGGATCAGCGACGAGTCGCTGGACCTGCGCTGGTTCGGCTTCGAGGAGGCCGCGAAGGTCGCGGACGGCTCGGTGCTGAGGCTGATCGAGCGGACGAGAGCGGCGCTCGGGGCACGGTCGTAG
- a CDS encoding AIM24 family protein codes for MQSPLFAYTEQQSQDRYVVQNPQLLRVALTGQDDVLARKGAMVAYQGLMDFDGEYQSSSQRRARARTGEGLDLMRCSGLGTVYLANLAQYIHVVDVDREGMTVDSSYVLALDSSLNTEVIAVDSQYGISGSGKYQLNISGRGKVALMTSGQPLMLQVTPDKYVNADADAVVAWSTSLRVQMQAQTHSSGVTRRRGNTGEGWELSFLGQGFALVQPSEVMPPQNAGIGQGIAAQFGVGAQGAHAQNQGNAWSR; via the coding sequence ATGCAGAGTCCGCTTTTCGCATATACGGAACAGCAGTCCCAGGACCGCTACGTCGTCCAGAACCCGCAGCTGCTGCGGGTCGCCCTGACCGGCCAGGACGACGTCCTCGCCCGCAAGGGCGCGATGGTGGCGTACCAGGGGCTGATGGACTTCGACGGTGAGTACCAGTCGAGCAGCCAGCGCCGCGCCAGGGCGCGTACGGGCGAGGGCCTCGACCTCATGCGCTGCTCCGGGCTGGGCACGGTCTATCTCGCCAACCTCGCGCAGTACATCCACGTCGTGGACGTCGACCGCGAGGGCATGACCGTCGACAGCTCCTACGTCCTGGCGCTCGACTCCTCGCTGAACACCGAGGTCATCGCGGTGGACAGCCAGTACGGCATCTCCGGCTCCGGCAAGTACCAGCTGAACATCTCGGGGCGGGGCAAGGTCGCGCTGATGACCTCGGGCCAGCCGCTGATGTTGCAGGTCACGCCGGACAAGTACGTCAACGCGGACGCCGACGCGGTGGTCGCCTGGTCGACGTCGCTGCGGGTCCAGATGCAGGCGCAGACCCATTCCTCGGGTGTCACGCGGCGGCGCGGCAACACCGGCGAGGGCTGGGAGCTGAGCTTCCTGGGACAGGGGTTCGCGCTGGTCCAGCCCAGCGAGGTCATGCCGCCGCAGAACGCGGGGATCGGCCAGGGCATCGCCGCGCAGTTCGGCGTCGGCGCCCAGGGCGCCCACGCCCAGAACCAGGGCAACGCCTGGAGCCGCTAG
- a CDS encoding AIM24 family protein encodes MNQQLAGYAPTPIAARMENHGRAMLKVAMASGQDLFARTGSMIAYEGFIQYEPNPPALRQVASQWVTGEGAPIMKCAGDGLLYLADYGADVVVINLNNDALSVNGSNLLAFDAHLQWGVEKVKGMAKFAGQGLWNVEISGTGWVALTSRGTPIVVDCGRGEDETYVDPDALVAWSPGLKVKGKRSFKASALVGRGSGEAYQMAFSGQGIVVVQPSEDSTDRLRIRG; translated from the coding sequence ATGAACCAGCAGCTCGCGGGCTACGCCCCGACCCCCATCGCGGCCCGGATGGAGAACCACGGCCGCGCCATGCTCAAGGTCGCGATGGCCTCGGGACAGGACCTCTTCGCCCGTACCGGCTCGATGATCGCCTACGAGGGCTTCATCCAGTACGAGCCCAACCCGCCCGCCCTCCGCCAGGTCGCCTCCCAGTGGGTGACGGGCGAAGGCGCGCCGATCATGAAGTGCGCCGGTGACGGCCTGCTCTACCTCGCCGACTACGGCGCGGACGTCGTCGTGATCAACCTCAACAACGACGCGCTCTCGGTCAACGGCAGCAACCTCCTCGCCTTCGACGCCCACCTCCAGTGGGGCGTCGAGAAGGTCAAGGGCATGGCCAAGTTCGCCGGCCAGGGCCTGTGGAACGTGGAGATCTCCGGGACCGGCTGGGTCGCCCTGACCTCGCGCGGCACCCCGATCGTGGTCGACTGCGGCCGGGGCGAGGACGAGACGTACGTCGACCCGGACGCGCTCGTCGCCTGGTCACCGGGGCTCAAGGTGAAGGGCAAGCGCAGCTTCAAGGCCTCCGCCCTGGTCGGCAGGGGCAGCGGGGAGGCCTACCAGATGGCCTTCTCGGGCCAGGGAATCGTGGTCGTACAGCCGAGTGAGGACAGCACCGACCGCCTGCGGATCCGGGGCTGA